From the genome of Gavia stellata isolate bGavSte3 chromosome 3, bGavSte3.hap2, whole genome shotgun sequence, one region includes:
- the GPT gene encoding alanine aminotransferase 1 gives MNPAVRRVEYAVRGPIVTRALQLERDLRQGVPKPFTEVIKANIGDAHTMGQKPITFLRQVTALCLYPELLTEPSIPEDAKDRARRLLAACGGQSAGAYSASPGIELVRRDVARFIQRRDGVPAEPQDIFLSTGASDAIVSILKLLVSGSGASRTGVLIPIPQYPLYSAAIAELSAVQLNYYLDEEHCWALDVAELRRALVEGRRHCCPRVLCIINPGNPTGQVQSRQCIEDVIKFAFEEKLFLMADEVYQDNVYAEGSAFHSFKKVLFEMGPPYSEVVELASFHSISKGFMGECGFRGGYVEVVNMEPEVQQQLAKLVSVRLCPPVPGQILLDAVVDPPRPGEPSYERFTAEKQAVLSALAHKARLTQEIFNRTPGIRCNPVQGAMYSFPRIELPPRALAAAEAQGQAPDMFFCMKLLEETGICVVPGSGFGQREGTFHFRMTILPPTEKLQVLLEKLSGFYTKFVKEYS, from the exons GGTGTCCCCAAGCCCTTCACCGAGGTGATCAAGGCCAACATCGGCGATGCCCACACCATGGGGCAGAAACCCATCACCTTCCTCCGCCAG gtGACCGCCCTGTGCCTGTACCCGGAGCTGCTGACCGAACCCTCCATCCCGGAGGACGCCAAGGATCGGGCCCGCCGGTTGCTGGCCGCCTGCGGTGGGCAAAGCGCCG GCGCCTACAGCGCCAGTCCCGGCATCGAGCTGGTGCGGCGGGACGTGGCACGCTTCATCCAGCGCCGCGACGGCGTCCCCGCCGAACCCCAGGACATCTTCCTCTCCACCGGGGCCAGCGATGCCATCGTG AGCATCCTGAAGCTGCTGGTGTCCGGTTCGGGGGCGTCGCGCACGGGGGTGCTGATCCCCATCCCGCAGTACCCCCTCTACTCGGCGGCCATCGCCGAGCTCAGCGCCGTCCAACTCAACTACTACCTGGACGAGGAGCACTGCTGGGCGCTGGACGTGGCCGAGCTGCGGCGGGCGCTGGTTGAGGGGCGCCGGCACTGCTGTCCCCGCGTCCTCTGCATCATCAACCCCGGCAACCCCACCG gccaGGTCCAGAGCCGGCAGTGCATCGAGGACGTCATCAAGTTCGCCTTTGAGGAGAAACTCTTCCTCATGGCCGATGAG GTGTACCAGGACAACGTCTACGCCGAGGGCTCGGCTTTCCACTCCTTCAAGAAGGTGCTGTTCGAGATGGGGCCGCCCTACTCGGAGGTGGTGGAGCTGGCCTCCTTCCACTCCATCTCCAAGGGCTTCATGGGCGA GTGCGGGTTCCGTGGTGGGTACGTGGAGGTGGTGAACATGGAGCCGGAGGTGCAGCAGCAGTTGGCCAAGTTGGTGTCGGTGCGGCTGTGCCCACCGGTGCCCGGGCAGATCCTCCTGGACGCCGTCGTTGACCCACCGCGGCCCGGGGAGCCGTCCTACGAGCGCTTCACCGCT GAGAAGCAGGCGGTGCTCAGCGCCCTGGCGCACAAGGCCCGGCTCACTCAGGAGATCTTCAACCGGACGCCCGGCATCCGCTGCAACCCCGTGCAGGGCGCCATGTACTCCTTCCCCCGCATTGAGCTGCCGCCCCGCGCCTTGGCCGCCGCTGAg GCGCAGGGTCAGGCCCCCGACATGTTCTTCTGTAtgaagctgctggaggagacGGGCATCTGCGTGGTGCCGGGCAGCGGGTTCGGGCAGCGGGAAGGCACCTTCCACTTCCG GATGACCATCCTGCCGCCCACCGAGAAGCTGCAGGTCCTGCTGGAGAAGCTCAGCGGCTTCTACACCAAGTTCGTCAAGGAGTACTCCTAA